A genomic region of Microlunatus sagamiharensis contains the following coding sequences:
- the thrB gene encoding homoserine kinase, translated as MRLLEVGARVSVEVSATSANLGPGFDCFGLALDWRERVDVEVTASGVSVDVTGEGSEVLPRDETHLVVRCLTEGLDGLGARAPGLALRGHNTIPHGRGLGSSSAAIVAGLVAARALAGADEDRGWLLRHANRIEGHPDNVAAAIHGGFVMAYGHGEHVEVVRGRVHPDVRAAVVVPERPVETKAARRLLPDVVPHADAAADAGRAALLVHALAEDPRLLHAGTQDWLHQRYREPAMPEAYALVTRLRALGLAATISGAGPSVLVLGTEADLARLEAEEPGTRSRRLGIGGAARVL; from the coding sequence GTGAGGCTGCTCGAGGTCGGCGCCCGCGTCAGCGTCGAGGTCTCGGCGACCAGCGCCAACCTGGGCCCCGGCTTCGACTGCTTCGGCCTCGCCCTCGACTGGCGCGAGCGCGTCGACGTGGAGGTGACCGCCTCCGGCGTCAGCGTGGACGTCACCGGGGAGGGCAGCGAGGTGCTGCCCCGCGACGAGACGCACCTGGTCGTGCGCTGCCTGACCGAGGGGCTTGACGGCCTCGGGGCCCGGGCGCCGGGGCTCGCGCTGCGCGGGCACAACACCATCCCGCACGGCCGCGGGCTGGGCTCGTCGTCCGCGGCGATCGTCGCCGGGCTCGTCGCGGCCCGCGCGCTGGCCGGGGCCGACGAGGACCGGGGCTGGCTGCTGCGGCACGCCAACCGCATCGAGGGCCACCCCGACAACGTCGCCGCGGCGATCCACGGCGGCTTCGTGATGGCGTACGGCCACGGCGAGCACGTCGAGGTCGTGCGGGGCCGGGTCCACCCCGACGTGCGGGCCGCCGTGGTCGTGCCCGAGCGGCCGGTGGAGACGAAGGCGGCGCGGCGCCTGCTGCCGGACGTGGTCCCGCACGCCGACGCCGCGGCCGACGCGGGCCGGGCGGCGCTGCTCGTCCACGCGCTGGCGGAGGACCCGCGGCTGCTGCACGCGGGCACCCAGGACTGGCTGCACCAGCGCTACCGCGAGCCGGCCATGCCGGAGGCGTACGCGCTGGTGACGCGGCTGCGGGCCCTCGGCCTGGCCGCGACGATCAGCGGCGCGGGGCCGTCGGTCCTCGTGCTCGGCACCGAGGCCGACCTCGCCCGGCTCGAGGCGGAGGAGCCGGGGACCAGGTCCCGTCGGCTGGGAATCGGCGGCGCGGCTCGGGTGTTGTGA
- the thrC gene encoding threonine synthase, which translates to MARATVGVIARYRAWLPLADDDPVITLGEGSTPLVLAERLSEELGCETWVKVEGANPTGSFKDRGMTMALSSAVASGARAVVCASTGNTSASAAAYASKAGLQTIVLLPAGRIATGKLAQAIVHGAKVVQVDGNFDDCLELARKLSHDYPVALVNSVNPVRIEGQKTAAFEVVDVLGDAPDLHVLPVGNAGNITAYWRGYTQYLANGPATRTPRMWGFQAAGAAPLVLGHPVLDPETVATAIRIGNPASAEQAIAARDESGGRIDSVTDEQILAAQSFLAATEGIFVEPASAAGVAGLKELRRTGELEAGQQVVVTVTGHGLKDIDTALAGRGPVRAEVVAPDLHAVAGVCGLR; encoded by the coding sequence ATGGCCCGGGCCACGGTCGGCGTGATCGCGCGCTACCGCGCGTGGCTGCCGCTGGCCGACGACGACCCGGTCATCACCCTCGGCGAGGGCAGCACGCCGCTGGTCCTGGCCGAGCGGCTGTCGGAGGAGCTGGGCTGCGAGACCTGGGTCAAGGTCGAGGGCGCCAACCCGACCGGCTCCTTCAAGGACCGGGGCATGACCATGGCGCTGTCCTCCGCGGTCGCGAGCGGCGCCAGGGCCGTGGTCTGCGCCTCCACGGGCAACACCTCGGCGTCCGCCGCGGCGTACGCGTCCAAGGCCGGGCTGCAGACCATCGTGCTGCTGCCCGCGGGCCGCATCGCGACCGGCAAGCTCGCCCAGGCGATCGTGCACGGGGCCAAGGTCGTCCAGGTCGACGGCAACTTCGACGACTGCCTCGAGCTCGCCCGCAAGCTGAGCCACGACTACCCGGTGGCCCTCGTCAACTCGGTGAACCCGGTGCGCATCGAGGGCCAGAAGACGGCGGCCTTCGAGGTCGTCGACGTGCTCGGCGACGCGCCGGACCTGCACGTGCTGCCGGTCGGCAACGCGGGCAACATCACCGCCTACTGGCGCGGCTACACCCAGTACCTGGCCAACGGCCCGGCCACCCGGACCCCGCGGATGTGGGGCTTCCAGGCTGCGGGCGCCGCCCCGCTCGTGCTCGGCCACCCGGTGCTCGACCCCGAGACGGTCGCCACGGCGATCCGCATCGGCAACCCGGCCTCCGCGGAGCAGGCGATCGCGGCCCGCGACGAGTCCGGCGGGCGGATCGACTCGGTCACCGACGAGCAGATCCTCGCCGCGCAGTCGTTCCTCGCCGCGACCGAGGGCATCTTCGTCGAGCCGGCCTCGGCGGCCGGCGTCGCCGGGCTCAAGGAGCTGCGCCGCACCGGCGAGCTCGAGGCGGGCCAGCAGGTCGTCGTGACGGTGACCGGGCACGGGCTCAAGGACATCGACACCGCCCTCGCCGGGCGCGGCCCGGTGCGGGCCGAGGTCGTCGCGCCCGACCTGCACGCGGTCGCCGGGGTGTGCGGGCTCCGATGA
- a CDS encoding homoserine dehydrogenase has translation MDVRPSAEPRSSRGSSVDAGRPLKVALLGCGTVGSEVARLIVEQAEDLRARIGRPLELVGIAVRRAHRDRPGLDPALFTTDAQALVARPDVDLVIEVIGGLEPARSLILAALANGASVVTANKALLAADGASLFSAAEEHQVDLYFEAAVAGAIPIIRPLRESLVGDEITAVTGIVNGTTNFILDLMDTEGAGFAETLAQAQELGYAEADPTADVEGFDAAAKAAILASLAFHTRVTAADVYREGIADVSSTDIASARAIGCVVKLVALCQLSEDLGDGAGRSVSVRVHPAMIPRSHPLAGVGGAYNAVFVESRSAGRLMFYGPGAGGSPTASAVMGDLVTVARNRVRGAVGPGESTYAARRVSPIGDVTTRYHLSLEVSDVAGVLAAVAQVFAEHGVSIQTVRQQGRGDDAQLVVVTHRATDAALSATVEALRDLPSVRDVTSVMRVEGEA, from the coding sequence ATCGACGTACGGCCCTCGGCGGAGCCCCGCTCCTCGAGGGGGTCCTCGGTCGACGCCGGACGCCCCCTCAAGGTCGCGCTCCTCGGCTGCGGCACGGTGGGCTCGGAGGTCGCGCGCCTCATCGTGGAGCAGGCCGAGGACCTGCGCGCCCGCATCGGCCGGCCGCTCGAGCTCGTCGGGATCGCGGTGCGCCGCGCGCACCGCGACCGTCCCGGGCTCGACCCGGCGCTGTTCACCACCGACGCGCAGGCGCTGGTCGCCCGGCCCGACGTCGACCTGGTCATCGAGGTCATCGGCGGCCTGGAGCCGGCGCGCTCGCTGATCCTCGCCGCGCTCGCCAACGGCGCGTCGGTCGTCACCGCCAACAAGGCGCTGCTCGCCGCGGACGGGGCGTCGCTGTTCAGCGCGGCCGAGGAGCACCAGGTCGACCTCTACTTCGAGGCCGCGGTCGCCGGGGCCATCCCGATCATCCGGCCGCTGCGCGAGTCGCTGGTCGGCGACGAGATCACCGCGGTCACGGGCATCGTCAACGGCACCACGAACTTCATCCTCGACCTCATGGACACCGAGGGCGCGGGCTTCGCCGAGACCCTCGCGCAGGCGCAGGAGCTCGGCTACGCCGAGGCCGACCCGACGGCCGACGTCGAGGGCTTCGACGCCGCGGCCAAGGCGGCGATCCTGGCCAGCCTCGCCTTCCACACCCGCGTCACCGCCGCCGACGTCTACCGCGAGGGCATCGCCGACGTCAGCTCGACCGACATCGCCTCGGCCCGTGCGATCGGCTGCGTGGTCAAGCTCGTCGCGCTCTGCCAGCTGTCCGAGGACCTCGGCGACGGCGCCGGCCGCAGCGTCTCGGTGCGCGTGCACCCGGCGATGATCCCGCGCAGCCACCCGCTCGCCGGCGTCGGCGGGGCGTACAACGCGGTGTTCGTCGAGTCGCGCTCCGCGGGGCGGCTGATGTTCTACGGCCCCGGTGCCGGGGGCTCGCCGACCGCCAGCGCGGTCATGGGCGACCTCGTCACCGTGGCCCGCAACCGGGTCCGCGGCGCCGTCGGGCCGGGGGAGTCGACGTACGCCGCCCGTCGGGTGTCGCCGATCGGCGACGTCACGACGCGCTACCACCTGTCGCTGGAGGTCTCCGACGTCGCCGGCGTGCTCGCCGCGGTCGCCCAGGTCTTCGCCGAGCACGGGGTCTCGATCCAGACTGTGCGCCAGCAGGGTCGCGGCGACGACGCGCAGCTGGTCGTCGTGACCCACCGGGCCACCGACGCCGCGCTCAGCGCGACCGTGGAGGCCCTGCGCGACCTGCCGTCGGTGCGGGACGTGACCAGCGTGATGCGTGTGGAGGGAGAGGCGTGA